DNA sequence from the Gemmatimonadaceae bacterium genome:
GTGGTTCGGCATCGTTGTGATCTGCGCGTTCGCGGTGCTCCGCATCCGCGCCACGCATCACGTCTTCAGCCCGACGACTGACGAGCCGGTTCATCTCGCTGCCGGGTATGAGTACCTGACGCAGCACAAATACACGATCGACTCCGAGCATCCGCCGCTCGCTCGTGCGGTGTTGGCGCTGCCGCTGGCGTCGACGCACGTGGCTGCGTTCGACGCTTACGCACGCGGCGGCGACGCCCGTGAGCTCCATCTCGCCGACGCTCTTCTCGGCGCGAACGGAGACGCGATGCGTGATATCGCGCGAGCGCGCACGGGCAATCTGCTCTTCGTCGTGATCGCGATCGTCGCCGTCGCGCTCCTCGGCCGCGATCTATTCGGTGCGACGATCGGTCTGGCCGCCGCGACCGCGTTCGTGCTGACGCCGCCGGTGCTCGCGCACGGCGGCCTCGCGACGACCGACATGGCGGGAACGGCGGCCGTCGCTCTGGCGCTGTGGGTGCTCTATCGCTGGCTCGCGAGGCCGACGTGGCCGTGGACCATCGCGCTCGGCGCGGTCATAGGCTTTGGCGCGTTGTGCAAGTTCACGTTCCTGTTGTTTTTTGGGATCTGCGCGGTGATTGCGATTGTGAGGCATGTTCTTCGTGTGGGGCGGGTTTTCCTGCCCGCCTCCGAGCGCGGGCTAGAAAGCCCGCGCCACACGAGGACGATCATCGTGATTCTTCTCATCGCGTTCGTGATCGTGTGGGGTGGGTACTTCTTCCACCACTCGCGCATGGTCGCGATGGACCAGACCGCGCCGCAGCAGACGGAGCATGCGTTCGGGAGTCGCTGGATCGCCGAGCGCGTGAACTTGCCTGCGCCTCAGTACCTGTTCGGTCTTCTGCGAGTGAAACAGCACGACGAGCGCGGCACGCCGGTGTTCATCCTCGGGAAGGTCTGGCCGCGCGGACGCTGGTACTACTTCCCGCTCGTCCTCGCGATCAAGACGCCGATTCCGCTGCTGTTGCTGCTCGGCGTCGGACTCTTCTCGCTGAAGAAACATCGGGAGCTCGCGCTCATGGCGCTCGCGCTCCTTCTCGCGGTCCTGCCGTCGCACATCAACCTCGGCGTGCGGCATGTGCTCCCGATCTACATCTTCATGGCGATCCTCGCCGGCGTCGCGCTGGTGCGGCGTCCGATCACGGCCGTGCTCCTCATCTGGCTCATCGCCGATGTCGTTCCCGAGTCGCTGCCGTGGATGAATGCGTTCGCCGGTGCCCAT
Encoded proteins:
- a CDS encoding glycosyltransferase family 39 protein; protein product: WFGIVVICAFAVLRIRATHHVFSPTTDEPVHLAAGYEYLTQHKYTIDSEHPPLARAVLALPLASTHVAAFDAYARGGDARELHLADALLGANGDAMRDIARARTGNLLFVVIAIVAVALLGRDLFGATIGLAAATAFVLTPPVLAHGGLATTDMAGTAAVALALWVLYRWLARPTWPWTIALGAVIGFGALCKFTFLLFFGICAVIAIVRHVLRVGRVFLPASERGLESPRHTRTIIVILLIAFVIVWGGYFFHHSRMVAMDQTAPQQTEHAFGSRWIAERVNLPAPQYLFGLLRVKQHDERGTPVFILGKVWPRGRWYYFPLVLAIKTPIPLLLLLGVGLFSLKKHRELALMALALLLAVLPSHINLGVRHVLPIYIFMAILAGVALVRRPITAVLLIWLIADVVPESLPWMNAFAGAHPERVVVESNFDWGQDLYRLALACRERHITSLRGALFSTTSPTLVGVPLTGAIDPYQPSKGWFAISESILQPEQAIDPNRYAWLTQNGRAFTRIGAAVRLYS